The following proteins are encoded in a genomic region of candidate division WOR-3 bacterium:
- a CDS encoding SpoIID/LytB domain-containing protein — protein MKSSVGFNLNSQKKYIKKIGLAASVIIMTAAVNCFPYLKSIRKNVLVRIAVVCRADSVRISGFKGKRFCKNYTVFPNSKLPLYFSAGDDAVVVNGKRYRGAVEVEEIGGKLWVRNIVNIEDYLKGVVPCEIGKIFSKTIEAAKAQAVAARTYAYAHLGQHEELGFDLYATVQDQVYNGISCESDFTTLAVEQTKGQILVYHNRPIEAKYHSTCGGRTADFNDAWPGTPPPYLQSVKCPYCKKSPHYAWQKIFTRKEFFIHLRNGLKKISRDIPDDELIKKLLFVKNKRSKRVKRMIILTEKNKYTIPGYEIRRVFGDDHDPGGLLKSNFIELKSRGDSIIIEGKGFGHGVGMCQFGALEMAEQGKTYREILYHYFPGTKIIKIR, from the coding sequence ATGAAATCATCGGTGGGCTTTAATTTGAACTCCCAGAAAAAATATATCAAAAAGATAGGGCTCGCCGCTTCGGTGATCATCATGACAGCCGCAGTGAACTGCTTTCCATATCTCAAAAGTATAAGAAAAAATGTTCTGGTAAGAATAGCTGTTGTATGTAGAGCGGACAGTGTCCGGATCAGCGGGTTCAAAGGAAAAAGATTCTGTAAAAACTACACTGTATTTCCAAACAGTAAACTGCCGCTCTATTTTTCCGCCGGAGACGACGCGGTCGTGGTCAATGGCAAAAGATATCGAGGTGCAGTTGAAGTCGAAGAAATAGGCGGTAAACTCTGGGTGAGGAATATCGTAAATATTGAAGATTATCTAAAAGGAGTTGTTCCCTGTGAGATAGGAAAGATCTTCAGTAAAACGATTGAAGCGGCAAAGGCACAGGCTGTGGCGGCGCGAACCTATGCCTATGCACATCTTGGACAGCATGAGGAACTGGGATTCGATCTCTACGCGACGGTCCAGGACCAGGTCTACAACGGAATTTCTTGTGAAAGCGATTTCACCACCCTTGCGGTGGAACAAACAAAAGGACAAATTCTGGTATATCACAACAGGCCCATTGAGGCGAAATATCATTCGACATGCGGCGGAAGAACCGCGGACTTCAATGATGCCTGGCCCGGTACACCTCCGCCTTATCTGCAAAGTGTAAAATGCCCATACTGCAAAAAAAGTCCCCATTATGCCTGGCAAAAAATATTCACCAGGAAAGAGTTTTTCATTCACCTGAGAAACGGGCTGAAAAAGATCAGCAGGGACATTCCGGATGACGAATTGATCAAGAAACTGCTCTTTGTGAAGAACAAGAGAAGTAAACGTGTAAAGAGAATGATTATCCTTACAGAAAAAAACAAATATACCATTCCGGGATATGAAATCCGACGGGTTTTCGGAGATGATCATGATCCCGGCGGTTTATTAAAATCAAATTTCATAGAATTGAAGAGCAGAGGAGACAGTATAATAATCGAAGGAAAGGGATTCGGTCACGGCGTGGGGATGTGCCAATTCGGTGCCCTTGAAATGGCTGAACAAGGAAAAACTTACCGGGAAATACTCTATCACTACTTTCCGGGAACGAAGATCATCAAGATAAGATAA
- a CDS encoding acetyl ornithine aminotransferase family protein → MKRPKIKTKLPGPKAKDVLRRDSRYVSPSYTRGYPLVIERGDGVWVTDVDGNLFLDFTSGIGVLASGHGNPLITEVIKKQAEKFIHMSGTDFYYSVQTALAEKLAEIVPGAKNKKVFFCNSGAEAVECAMKLTRYHTRRPRYVAFTGAFHGRTFGALSLTCSKSIQRKFFAPLLPEVTHIPYAYCFRCPFHSKYPSCNLECVKYIEDVVFKKIIPAEEVAALFLEPIQGEGGYIVPPGGFIPAIRKLCRKYDILLVDDEVQAGMGRTGRMFAIEHFNTKADVYCIAKGIASGLPLGACVANAGIMDWQPGSHGSTFGGNPVSCAAALKTIELLENGLIENAHRIGLLAMQRLKELEKRYDFIGEVRGKGLMIGIELVADKDTRTPVTDKRNAVVYEAFKQGLLLLGAGESAVRLIPSLVINEDEMQTGLDILEKALKKMFHAA, encoded by the coding sequence ATGAAGAGACCTAAAATAAAGACCAAATTACCCGGTCCAAAAGCAAAAGATGTGCTACGTCGAGACAGCAGGTACGTATCGCCGTCTTATACGCGGGGTTACCCGCTCGTCATTGAGCGTGGGGACGGAGTCTGGGTTACTGATGTGGACGGTAATCTTTTTCTTGATTTCACATCAGGCATCGGAGTTCTTGCTTCAGGTCACGGTAATCCGTTGATAACCGAGGTCATCAAGAAACAGGCGGAAAAGTTTATCCATATGTCAGGCACTGACTTTTATTATTCTGTTCAAACCGCCCTGGCGGAAAAACTTGCCGAGATAGTTCCCGGAGCCAAGAATAAAAAAGTCTTTTTCTGTAACTCGGGTGCCGAGGCGGTCGAGTGTGCGATGAAGCTCACCCGTTATCATACCAGAAGGCCCAGATACGTTGCTTTCACCGGTGCTTTTCACGGCAGGACCTTCGGCGCTTTATCCCTGACCTGTTCAAAATCAATCCAGAGAAAATTCTTTGCTCCGCTGTTGCCGGAAGTGACTCATATTCCTTATGCCTATTGTTTTCGGTGTCCTTTTCACTCCAAGTATCCTTCCTGTAATCTGGAGTGTGTAAAATATATAGAAGATGTCGTTTTCAAAAAAATCATACCAGCCGAAGAAGTCGCCGCCCTCTTTCTTGAACCGATTCAGGGAGAAGGAGGATATATCGTGCCGCCGGGTGGATTCATCCCGGCCATAAGAAAACTGTGCAGGAAATACGATATTCTCCTCGTCGATGACGAGGTGCAGGCGGGTATGGGCAGGACAGGCCGGATGTTTGCTATCGAGCACTTCAACACCAAAGCGGATGTTTATTGTATTGCTAAAGGAATCGCCTCAGGACTGCCACTCGGCGCCTGTGTGGCGAATGCCGGGATTATGGACTGGCAGCCCGGGTCCCACGGTTCCACTTTCGGCGGAAACCCTGTTTCCTGCGCAGCGGCGTTGAAGACGATCGAACTTTTGGAGAACGGTTTGATTGAGAACGCACACCGCATCGGTTTGCTTGCAATGCAGCGGCTTAAAGAATTGGAAAAAAGATATGATTTCATCGGTGAGGTGCGCGGCAAAGGACTGATGATCGGCATAGAACTTGTCGCTGATAAAGATACCAGAACCCCGGTTACAGATAAGCGTAATGCAGTTGTCTATGAGGCGTTCAAACAGGGATTGCTGCTGTTGGGAGCGGGTGAATCAGCGGTCAGGTTGATTCCGTCCCTGGTTATTAATGAGGATGAGATGCAGACGGGTCTGGATATCCTGGAGAAGGCATTAAAGAAGATGTTTCATGCCGCTTAG
- a CDS encoding aldehyde dehydrogenase family protein: MKTYKNFINGKLVDSSSGRTFENRNPANWDEVIGLFPKSNVEDLNMAVEAAKKAYKKWRAVPWPKRSEIMRRVAEKMIEKKEELSQLMTREMGKVIKETRGDTQEGIDTALYASVQGRKYFGYTLPSELSDKSCITKREPMGVWGLITPWNFPIAIPSWKIFPCILSGNTAVIKPATYTPACVGELAEILQEAGVPDGVLNVVYGGGGEIGEALLNHKEIVGISFTGSSEIGRRIGEVCGKTLKRCSLELGGKNGQVVLQDADLELALEGVLWGAFGTTGQRCTATSRLILEEPIYDKFIEMLKHKAESLKLGNGLNEEVDVGPVVSESQRDSIHSYVEIGKKEGAKLITGGESYNEGECAKGWFYKPTIFIDVLPTMRIAQEEIFGPVLSVIKAKNFENAMEILNGTVYGLSSSIYTNDLRKAHKAIELAETGIVYINAPTIGAECHLPFGGMKNTGNGHREGGWTAYEIFTEIKSIYIDYSGTLQKAQIDTWD; encoded by the coding sequence ATGAAAACATATAAAAATTTTATTAATGGTAAATTAGTCGATTCCAGTTCAGGCAGGACATTTGAGAATCGGAATCCAGCCAATTGGGATGAGGTTATCGGTCTATTTCCTAAATCCAATGTGGAAGATCTTAATATGGCAGTTGAAGCGGCGAAGAAGGCATATAAAAAATGGCGTGCCGTACCCTGGCCCAAGCGTTCTGAAATCATGCGGCGTGTTGCTGAAAAGATGATCGAAAAGAAAGAAGAACTTTCTCAGCTTATGACCCGTGAAATGGGCAAGGTGATCAAAGAGACACGCGGCGACACTCAGGAAGGAATCGATACGGCACTCTACGCTTCGGTTCAGGGAAGGAAATACTTCGGGTATACATTACCTTCGGAATTATCAGATAAATCCTGCATCACAAAGCGTGAGCCGATGGGGGTTTGGGGGTTGATTACGCCCTGGAATTTCCCTATTGCGATACCATCCTGGAAGATTTTTCCCTGCATCCTGAGTGGAAATACCGCGGTGATCAAACCTGCGACATATACGCCGGCGTGTGTCGGAGAACTTGCTGAGATTTTACAGGAAGCAGGTGTTCCCGATGGTGTACTCAATGTGGTTTACGGTGGTGGTGGTGAAATCGGAGAGGCTCTTTTGAATCATAAAGAGATCGTGGGAATTTCTTTTACCGGATCTTCGGAGATCGGCAGGAGAATCGGTGAGGTATGCGGCAAGACATTAAAGCGATGTTCACTTGAACTGGGCGGTAAGAACGGTCAGGTTGTATTACAGGATGCGGATTTAGAACTCGCCCTTGAAGGTGTCTTATGGGGTGCTTTTGGTACTACAGGACAGCGCTGCACCGCGACGTCCCGATTGATCCTTGAAGAGCCGATCTATGATAAATTCATAGAGATGTTGAAACATAAAGCAGAGTCTTTGAAACTAGGCAACGGTTTGAATGAAGAGGTTGATGTCGGTCCGGTGGTCAGTGAGTCTCAGCGTGACAGTATTCACTCTTATGTCGAAATTGGCAAGAAAGAGGGAGCAAAACTTATTACCGGAGGTGAGAGCTATAACGAGGGAGAGTGCGCCAAAGGCTGGTTTTATAAACCGACGATCTTCATCGACGTCCTGCCCACAATGAGGATAGCACAGGAAGAAATATTCGGTCCTGTACTTTCGGTAATCAAAGCAAAGAATTTCGAAAATGCCATGGAGATACTCAACGGAACTGTTTATGGTCTGTCATCGAGCATATATACCAATGATTTAAGAAAGGCGCACAAGGCGATTGAGCTCGCGGAAACCGGAATTGTGTATATTAATGCGCCGACAATAGGTGCGGAGTGCCATCTGCCGTTCGGCGGCATGAAGAACACGGGTAACGGCCATCGGGAAGGCGGCTGGACAGCTTATGAGATATTCACTGAAATAAAATCAATCTATATCGACTATTCAGGAACACTGCAGAAGGCACAGATCGACACCTGGGATTAG